The genomic interval AGCTACAGCACCGTTGGCGTGGAGCTCATGGCAACTCACTGTACACTTTGGTGGCCAGGGACCACATTTCGTACACCGTGTGTGTGGTTGACCGCACGCTGCTAGGTGGTTGGTGTGGCAAGATCTGAGCTGACGACTTGTCCTTTGGCCGTCTGTGGTGGTTGGGAACTATTCCAGAAGGACAAACAACGCCGACGAGGAGGGAAAGGGGGGAGAAAGATCAAAGAGGGAAAGGGAAATGAAGGGAGgcaaggggagagagagagagagagggcacaCTAACAACGTCAATTATGTGGGATCTCTTTGTATCTCTAGTATCCCTCACAATAATTCTCTCCTTCTCTTCCCCTATCAAgccaaaacaaaatttattttgcgTAGTTATCTTCAGTTGATGGTATCCACAGATTTCAGGCAATTTGTTGTATATATCCTGGAGGAAGTTCCCTAGGCCGAATTCTAAGCAGAAACCTTGTATAGTCATGGGGCCAAATTTCATGTCAAAGGGTTTCTTTGATTTACAAAAATCTGATATCCAAATCCTCACTAAAATTAATACTCTTTCAAACCATGCACTTTTTCCTGataaaaaaagatatgaaaTTAACACTTGTATATAATTAGAAATCATGCATACGAACAGTTGATCAATTCAACTGTATCATGGCGTCATTGCTTTCCATCCAATCATGTATGTATATGCAGAATATATATGAGTATTCGATCTTTGGAAATATGATTGCACAACCTACAACATATGATCAGTGATGAGCACAAAGACGTGAAAGAGTTTTCAATGAGGATTGTTGTTATGCCAGTTGCTCTTTGTAACTTTTAAGTCAAATAGCATGCAGCTCATGATGCAGAGAATTAATCGGTCCTTTATATTAAACACATGATGAATGATATATAGTAGATGATCACTAGGTACTTcatatcaattatatataataagaggCATCGGGATTTTCATTTCAaacatgcagctagctagcacgATGATCTCTATATGCATGAAAAGatatatttccttttctttttcttaaacacaaattaatcatatatatatgttaccgCCTGCAGTACTCAATTAATCATAACTAGTATGaatttcaatcatatatatagctaggctGGTGATCATCGTGAACTCAATAACAAGATATAGAGATCAATACAAACaaactttttctctctaaaatgTTGGAAGACTCTAGCAGTTTTTCCCGTACCTAAGGTAATCTGTCATCTTATCATAATCTGTGTATTGTATATTAGTGCATTTCAATCAtcggtatatatattatatataattgattagcTAATTATCGGTTCCTAACGCTTATAATAAGCCTATATGTGTGACTTATTTCCATGTCAATTAAGTCTTGAATTTCTTTACTAAACAATAGAGAAAGGATATATAGAATGAGAAAAGGGAGCAGATGAAACCTCCAAACTCAGCTCTAATATCATAAGTTCTTATTGTACGTATGCCAAGGGAAAAGGTCGAGAATAAGCAGGAATATTAAAGTAGTCTAGCTAGCTCCCATGGAAGtgttaattataaattgtttCTATGACCCTATATGGCTAGCTGGATGCAAGTAAAAATCGTATAGAAATAGTAACTTTTCCttctcttatataaattaaGTGAGAAGAGACAGTAAACTCTGCGTATGTTAATTAATACCTGCTggttggcatgcatgcatcatgagACAAATCCATAGATTAATCTCTTGGCCGGGggattattttataaatctgatcaAGTACTCTTTAGAGACtcttaaataaacaattaatagAGATGGGAACAGAAAAAagggttaattaatataaatctGTATCTGGAAAGATCAGCTATCAACATGAAACTAAAATGGAAAGCTCAGTACTttattgttttccaaatatGGACACGAACATGATGATCAGCAAACTTCAGTATATAgattttcattaaaatatatggGATTGATTCACACACTTATACTAACTTCCTTCTTATTAAATCAAGCACACTACtaatttcacatataatatTGGCTGACCTATTTGCATATCATTACACACCGTACGTCTGTAAGAAAATCAAACACCATACACAAATTAATTAGGAACCTTGCAAATCCAACCCTTCTTTGGAACTGAATcctttattttacaaattattcaaAACCCAGATAAGAGCTACTCCAGAATATCCCATATTAGAGCTGCTAGATCAGTTCGGAGAGAGGAATATTACTTATCTCCAAACAAGTAACCGAGAGATGAATCCCCACCTGGAACGGATTTGACTTTTGTTGACGGACGATCCTGATCAAGTATAGTGTTTTGCAGCATATATGTGAAAAAGATGATGATCTATGTCAGATCATAAGGTGCAAATGCGTATACATCAAACATAAATATGAAAGCAACGACTTACAGTTATGAAGTTTCCTGTGTTTTGGCCTTGAGCTCGGTGATAGTTGTTTgacactttttctttctctgtaGGAGAAGTACGAGCGTTGGGAGGCTTCTGATCCGTGTTGGTATCGATACCATATGGAGGTGGGTCGACTGTCCGTGTGGGAGGAGAAGCGCTCGGTTTCTCATCAGAGCCAAACAGATAGCCCAAGGAACTTTGCCCCCCACCATAGCTTCCACCTCTACTCATGGCTTCCTCTAAGATCTGTTAATCAAAGTAAATTAATTACGAATTTAGGAGAAGGGGAATAAGCTGGGAAGAGAAccctaatatatatagacagcGTACTCATTTTGAAGATTGTATGTATGTCTCTgtacatgcatgtatgtatgttgtGATCATGTTGTGTGTATGCATtgctgatgatcatgatgatgcgCTTTCCAAGTGGTCTTTATGCCCATCATGAAATAGTGAGACCAAACTTGAGGATGACGATGATGATGCCTGCACAAATTTATCTATCCCTCATTAATTGCCTTGCCTTGGACTAACAATGACTGTAGGTACATTGATATTACGGTCATATATGCCATTCCATTTAATTAATGGTAAATCTTGAGATCGATGATGCTAATTTTGTCACGAGGATCCATGAAACTGCATCAGTGATCTCTTTGATCTGATCATTAGACGTATCGACCttggatatatataattactttatgaTAGTTTTAACGCTTCATTGAAGCTACGGTGATCTTTTGCAACACCCGGCGGCCCTCATGGCCAGAAATGTAACTCTAGGAAAGGTTTCACAGCTAGCTGTAGTTCCACAGCTCCTTCTACATAAATATAGaacaaaagcaagaaagacTGCTTCATTAATTTCACTTTCTAAAGCTATTGTGGAGGATTTGACAACTATTTAGCAGTGTTTAATGAGTACTAATTTTCAACCTTCTAGCTAACTAGCGGCCAGCTGTGGCATGTAATCAGATGTGTACATGTCATGAACGACTCTACAACAAACTTATAAAGTGGACAGAACATGAGTTGGTCGAATGTCAAAATCAAGGTGGGCTCCGGCCTCAGCCTTACTGACCAATTAACCATAATTTAGGATTAGTGGTGTTTGATTCCATAATGTTGCAAGCAGTCAACGTTAATTAACCCTAGTTAGTTGGATAAAGATTTCCTAgcccgtatatatatatatatatatatatatattgtttgttcatcttttcttcatttttcttattctttttgcattaaaaagattataattaaGAGCATCCTCGTTGAATTATGTAAATGCAAATTCAATGAGGAGTTTGGCTAATAGACCCAATTAAAAAAtagtctacattagattatgcaaCTTAAAAAAGATATAACTTTTAACTACAATAATTTGAGATTGAtggtaattatattttgtggtcATTGTAGCTAGatcaaattgattaaaaaatattttcaactacttgttgttttctttgcttttattCTGCactatttcttcatttcttattttgtttatttgcttttcttctgcaccatttatttcattttaaagtttttttttttttttgcctgttATTATTGAGTTCAATCtttcagatttaatttttttttttttttgaagggaGGGGGGATTTGTGCTTTGTTTTAGTGCTCCCAAGCTGGGATTTGAGctggaaacaaaaagaaaattaatgggTGTTTGTTTtaggtaaaaatgtaatatatgttttttttaatagtgttgtattaaatatttagaatgtatttattagaatcctaaaatattattaaatttataattttttattattattttaactaataaataaataatctaatataagaataaattttgaatgaaataactaaatataaaattatgttatattatacaaattttgtgtttatatttacataattcaataCTAATTATGTTATAAATGATTCGTAAGTTGGGCCTATTTTCCTGGCCATTTTGACATCGACAACAGGATTTGAACTCATCGTACAGATATTATGACATCTCACCgaaaaaaaagtacaagaaaTTCACTTGGTTTTGGTATATTGTACAAGTGATCTAGATCAAGGATAAATTTGgagtgaaatgagaattttatgttttgttttgatatttaaaatattatattttaatattattattatattgagatttgaaaaagttgaattagaatttgaaaaagttgaattgtttattatattttgtatgagaatttaaaaaagtgtaatgatgagatgagatgagaattttgtgactcatctcactttccaaatCTGCCCTAATATGACTGTCATCGATCACGACAGGCtaatgtggcttgggcctcaATCCCATTATTTTAAGAGCTAAAGCAGTGTTTAAATGGGGTTAAATCAAGATAATGGGTAACTTTTTAAgaggaaattaaaacaaaagcgCAAGTTATAACTTGGTTGGTCCTGTTGTTATTGGATCCATTCATGACTTGTATATTCCTCTATCAAAGTGCTACTGTAGATCAAGGAAGGAACTACCGCATGcaggatataatatatatatatatatatatatatatatatatatattatatatatatatatttatatatatagctgcatCGGTCCCAAGGAATCTTGTCGGCCGAAGGAATCCCTTGAAACTAATCAGAATGGTATCTGTAGTACTGAGGTTGCTCGATCGGACTAATTaaggaatattaatattgattgaaaattgataaatacacgtaactttttataatattttacataataatattttaaaagaagtgatatttttataaaataatttataaaattaatattattttataatatatattataaaatatattgtgtatgtatatcattactcttattgATTAAGGTTGaatattagaattaaaaagaatgagaaaatgtGACCAAGAATGAGAATGGATATTTGATTTCCAATTAATATTGAATTATGCTTACAGGCGCCTAGCTAGCTCCTTGATCACGTATAATGTCAAGTAATGaattaacaataattttattttaagatatctACATTACATATTATCCACgtagtataatttaatttgaaaaataaatcttaaaatttaaatcttacaaatcaaattatgttatacATGTATATGGTATGTAGTGTAGAAActttaaaatagtaatattttagaatatataatttgtaataaatcTGACATGAGCTTGTCTATAATCTGCATCACAAAGGTCATGGTTCAATATACAACGAGAGGCACAACTTAATTACTAAGAGCTGACAAAATTAAGGTATTCTacacacacatgatatatatataagacctAGTCTGAGTCCATTCTGACGCAAGTAAAAGAGATTACTATTAATCTGACCATGTAAGTAaaattaaggtttttttttttctgtttacaCTGACCATGTAAGCTTTGGATtacaatatatatgcatgcttgaGAAAACGGTCATAATTTTATGTTGAACGACAGACAAGCTTAACATGTAAATATTCATGGttaaatcatgtatatatataataacctttgTGCCTAGGTAGGAAAATTTAATGTAGAACCTCTATGTCCCACAAAGTTGGCagagattatatatagttttcatcAAATGTCGAGGGTTGATGAGGAATTTAGTGCTGGCCTGTACGTCTGAAGCTGCAGTAAGCAGTACTGCCTGTATGTCTGAAGCTGCCATCATGGAGAAGATATGATGGCTATGGCCCTCAAAACTCAAAAGACACATGGTGAGTACTATTAAGCAGCGTTAGGACACTGAAAAGGTCAAACCGGACTGGCCTAGATGGCAGTAAACACTCCAGTCTCTCCTAAAGtcatgtacatatatttttaaaaaaattttccacCCAAAATAATTACTGTCGGTACTTTTGACATGACCAGTCATAGTTTATAGTTTATACTACTCGATCCCGTATATATCCGTATTACCCACGGATCCTTTTGGTGGCAGTTTGAACTATTTCTCACGAATTTAGCCTAAAATCTATTTGCTGCGAGCTCAGAGTCTTTCCCCACCGATGTCTTTGTCGAAATAATCCTGCTTTTCCCACGAGTTACTTTTTGGTGGAAAAAATTACTTGATGTCACTAATTTTATTTCACTGACTTCCCATGACTAGATTCGGTGAGAAAAGAGCTTTTCCCGCGAACGCCATTCCTTTTACCACCACAAACCCTCCTGAAAAAAATTggtatttgttgtagtgagtaCCAAATAGAAACTTTTGTTGAAAAACTCCCCCATATAATgctacattttttaaaaatatatattgtaaataacttaatttaaaagtaatttaagTGCATATTTACTcaacaataaataactttttaatattaatataattttttagtaaaactttatatataattaaaagcactaataTACAAAGTCAGGGGCGGAACTACCTTATGGCTTGGGGGGCTTTGGCCCCcccaaagtttttaaaatttgataaaaattaagttttagaaattgtttttattaagtagactatataaaaattagtatttgaccccccaaattttattttttttaacttagccCCCCAAACTAGATTTTCTGGTTCCGCCCCTGTGCAAAGTTTTACTTCCTACCACAACCCCAAAACAGATGACACTTATATACTGTGGTGACAGCTTTGCAAGTTTtggataagaaaaagaaaaaggttttgAGATAAGAATCTGGAATCAAAGCTCTCTATACCTTTTTCAGAAAACCAATAATGCCACAGCAAAAGAtatggccatatatatatatatatatatatatatatatatatatatatatatatatatatatatatatctgatcaATGCGTTCTGTAAAATGGAATGTACGTTTCTGATACCCCGAGAAAACACCTGACATGATCAGTTGATTATGACCACATATGCTTCGATTTCAATTATTGAGGCCGATCGAGAATTGAAGATTATAATGCACATGATGATCTAAAACGTAGTTTcatttgcatatataaatatatatatatatatatatatatattaatggcgAGAAAGATAggtggaaatatatataaaagaaaagcaaGCTATATAGAGACCATTCATGCATGCAATGACCAGGAGCAAAATATCATGATCACATGAGATCtagaacatgaacatgacataccCGATTTGGCAAGTGCGGCAATATGAGATGACCCCCGATGATCTCGATCATCATTCCACAACAAGATAGCTTAAATCTTGGATCGGCACCACAAGTAGTGGGTCTTCCATTGGTCCAACATTATCATGtctttgtttgaatatattttgcCAACTAATTAAAGGTGCTAgcatgttgttgttgttgttgttgttgttgttggtatgtccatatatctaattattttgatgGCCGGCAATAATGATTCCCTCTTACAACGTCTAATTATAATAATGCTACACCTTTTTTTCTCCgaaaaaaatatctcatgaATCCATCAAGtgaattacaataatatttgatCGATCCTCTTCCGTGGAGTTGGAACTCatgatcatttatatataagagtaagaaattaatgagatcatgtacatacatatacatatatatatatatatagtcattgaCCTAGGCGGGATATATAGAACTGAAAAAGGAAgtagagatgatgatgataggaATCGCATCGAGAAACAAAATGGATTGGTGTGATGTTTAATGCCCCCTCTTTGGTGTACATGATTCCCCATAAAAATAGAAGATTGGACCCATAATATCGATCATACTATatgtgtgtaaatatatatatatatatatatatatatatatgcatgcatggtagatCAATGGAGCATTTCTCCTTAAATATAACTACATGGGTTTTGACATATAATCTTCCCTCCTACAATCCTTATATCCATGcaataattttagattaaaagggaaaaaaaagaagaaaataattagagACGGACAGAATTAAGTTGCAACTTACATCGAATGGCGAAAAGAAGGATTGAAGCAAATCATTCAGCCATGATTGTAAGAAAGGAACATGGTTTTGTATAAAACTATGGTTTTTTGGGGCTAGCTACAGCCAATTAggttttttatttgagtttgtaTTCATGTATTTTAACATGCATACGTacgtatctttttttttttacggaacctcaattttattgattacccTCACTTGTAGCGGAAAAAAATCGTGATTACAGACATGACACATGGAAGGTACATATAagctaagaatttaaaaaccaGGCATTAAAACCGTTAGATTCATATAGAGTACACGGCCTTAAGAAAGACACTTAACCTAAATCCAAACAATCCAAAGAAAGGAACCTGCAAAAAACCAAGCacacaagaaaaaagagaaaagcaaaTAAACTTACCAAGCACAAATCTTACGAGATCCTCAGGTAGGGCATACCCAATTTATCCATGCAGAAAAGTACACTCAACAGGCTAGGCAGCGTGTGAAATTCAGACCAGTCAGAGTTCAAACCCTCAGCCCCACACTTAGCTAGAAAGTCAACTACagcattaccttcacgaaaaatgTGATTCACAATATACTCCAGGCTATTAAACTATTCATGtaattcatcccaaaaatcttttaaatacCAAATGGGACAATTATTCTTAGTAATCCAATTAACCACCAGTTGAGAATCAGACTATTTGAACACGATAAAACCCAAGAGCATAACATCTACGAACGCCTTCCAATAAGCTCCTGATTTCGGCAAAATTATTGGTACCTTGACCCAATGGAACAAAGTAAGCTAGAAGTAACCTACCATTCTCATCCCTAATAACACCCCCAGTGCTAGAAGCGCCAGAGTTCTCGAGACTACTACCATCAATATTGAGCTTAACCCAACCCTGAAGAGGCCAGTGCCATCTAACCACCCGAACCCTCTTGGGCTTAGGGAACAAGACTGAAATATCCAgtctattcaaaatatatatgtccTGGGTGGAAATAGAAAGCACTTTCATGATCTGGTCCATGATGCGCCAAAGCCAAAATTTAATAGCGTGCCAAACCGACTCTGCCATATGATCCCTATCTTCGTACCGGACTTTACAGCGCCTCTCCCAAAGTTTTTAGGTTATAATGGAGGGCAAAAGGCTAAAGATAATTCTAACCTGTGAAGACTTACTCGCATGgcgaaaccaaaaattaatttgatcattCCAAGTGTAGAAAGAGACCATAGGAACCTCTATCTGTATGGCCGCTAGACGCCAAATATGTCTAGCAAAGTCCCCTGTGCAGAGCACATGGTTTAAGTCCTCAATATGACATTTTGACAACAATTACATTTGGAAGCCATTGAGACACCCACCATTCTAATATTCTAATCAACACTGAGGTAATTATTAATAGCCTTCCACATCATGATGGAAATCTTCTTAGAGATTAGTATGCCATATCCACTGAGCCCAAGGTAAAGGAGGCGCCCGAACCCTAATACAATCCTAGGCGCTCTTAGTAGTAAATTCTCCTTCCTTATCCTTCAACCAAACAATTGCATTTTGGCCCTCCTTCCGTCTAGCCAAAAAATCATACAGAGCATTGGCTTTCTGATGGCCCACTAAGCTGTTCAGAAGAGAAATATCACACCCATTCTCAATGCAACACTCATTTATCTTAATCAAAGGGTGCGTAGATACAAGAAATTGACCATAGAGCATACCTCCCTCATCCCAATTGTCATACCAAAAGGAGATATTGTCCTCTTTCACAACTCATTTGGAACTATTTATCACCTCCGAGATACTACAGACAATAGATCTCCAAAAGCGGGTCCCTTTTGTAGGCTCTAGGAGAGATAAGTGGTTTCCTTTAATATATTTACTTCTAAAAAACTCCGCCCAAAGAGAGTTGCCATTAATAAGATTCCAGACAAGTTTCATGAGTAAAACTTTTTGAACATCTCCAAAGTCCTTAATACCCAAACCATCTTCATCCGTGggagtatatatatacttccagGATATCAATTTCCTACGACTCTTGCTTCCAGATTCGCCCCAAAAGAAGGAGCTCAGAAGTTTATTCAAGCTACGTATCACTGCTTTGGGGACATCTAAAATAGCAAGAAGATGGGTGACCATACTAGATAAGACGTGACGCAAAAGAATAGTTCTACCACCATCAGAGAGTATCTTCATCTTTCATCCCACAATCTTCATATTCACTTTACCCAACAAATCACCAAAATCGCAAGCCTTCAGCCTGTCATCCACAATAGGCACCCCCAGGTACTTGAAAGGAAACAAACCCTCAATAAACCAAGTAAAGCAAAGAAGATAATGTTTCCTAGAGACCGGAATTCTCTTAGAGAAGAAAATGGCACTCTTCTCTTTATTGAGCACTTGACCAGTCCAAGCCTCATATTTGTTCAAAACTTCTATCAAACCTCTCATGTTTCTTTTCCCACCATTAGCAAAGATAACTATATCATCTGCATACATCAGATGAGAGATAATAGGGGTCCCTCTAGCTTGAACAAATTGACCAATTTTACCTTCCTCAAATAATTGCTTAAGGAGACGAGAGAACACCTCTTGCATTATAATAAATAGGTAAGGCGATAAGGGGTCACCTTGCCTTAGACCCCGCTCTCCTTTAAAGAAACCCATAGGGGTCCCATTCATCATGACTAAATACCACAGTGAAGATATACAAGAGTTAATCAGGTCACAAACATTAGGGGAGAACCCAAAGTTGATCaaaacatgtaataaaaaatttcaatgaggACCTGGTCTCCCAAAAAATTCTAGGAGTTTCTGGGCCAGAGTAGCTCCCGTGCTCTCCCAAATTTTAGTGACCTGGTCTCTCCCATTATTACTAATGAGGATAACTTGGCTATTGGTAGAGCTCCTTCCATAGAAGAAGTAAAGGATGCTATATTCATTATTCCCATCGATAGAAGTCCAGGGtcagatggttttggttcagGTTTCTTTAGAGTTTGTTGGAACTTGGTTAAAGATGACCTCTTCTCAGCCATTGTTGATTTTTTCCATAGCCATATGCTCCCTAAAAGTTTCACTGCTTCTTATATTGTGTTAATTCCTAAGGTGGATAAGCCCtctggttttgataaatttcggtCTATTAGCCTTTGTTCCGTGGTCTATAAGATTTGCTCAAAAATTATTGTAACTCGCATAACTAGTTTGCTCCCTAAAATGATTTCGCAGGAACAAGTGGTCTTTATCTCCGGCTgcagtatttttgagaatatcaatttaactcaggaaatggttcattctatTCACAAAAAGTCCATTGGGGGCCATGTTTTGGTTAAGCTTGACATGTCTAAGGCTTGACATGTACGTACCcatgttatatgtatatattatagacATGGTATCTATTTAATACCCATATATAATGACATTGATACGACAATTATTAAATGAATCAATACCtattatatcaataatattataccgactactatttaaatatatatatttatattatacggAAATTACACTAACTATTGGGCCATAAGTCGGGACCAATCAAATTAGCATTGCTTGGAGCGTTTGAGAAAAGGAAAATGCCACTCTCACCAACGGTGGCTACCAAAAATTCTCActgattgtcattttttttcttaatgactaagaagtattttttaatgaatttgtatttttttttaaatatttaagggatttaaaaaattgtttaaaaaaaattatctattcaGTGAGTGTGAGAATCCTCTGTGGCTGTAGCAGCCCCTTAAGATAAAAATGTCTGTTAAGGCTTAATAACTTCCTGATCCAAGACCAATTAACAGGAATGCCCAACAAAATCGGGACAAAGTAACAACACAGAAATATAAGAGGTAagaaacaatattataaatatcatttctcataaatataaaagattcaCGGAGTGGTAAACTCtctctcacaaaaaaaaaaaaatacaactaattaagaaattgatttgTTGCTTAAATACTGACTTAATCATCAGAGCTATCCCCATCGCCTTGATTGATTGTTATTTATGTTTTGCAATTTTAGGTTTGAAGGTCGGATCTGAATTTATCTTTCGGTTGAAGAATTGGCGTGAATGCCTAGTGTTCCCGAGtaaaattttcattatattGAACACACGTGAATCTTTTGCATAGAGTTTTGCTATCCAGTTgtctacaccacacactacacttattttaaattgttattcttgttaaactaattgagttcttctattcatcatccctaTATCACATActtgttaaggaaaaaaaaaaaattgtgtggtgtagagatgagtagaatttttctttcatattgtGAAATTATCACTTATCCCAAAATCTTAAACCAATaagaagagataaatttaattatttgtattatattcttaacccAAATAAATTGTTTAATAGGATGACAAATAGGCAAAAAAGATGAGTGATTCCCATGAAGATTATATAGGTGGCTAACTTGAGTAGAGATTCATTAAGCCCGTGAGGTGGGATCTCCGGAGCAACGGCCCGTCGTATAACCCAAAATTATACATCTTGGGCTCTGAACATCTCTCTTTAGGAAACTGTTGTCTTGTTGGGTTGGGTATGGTATGACACCAACGCAGTA from Juglans regia cultivar Chandler chromosome 2, Walnut 2.0, whole genome shotgun sequence carries:
- the LOC109004182 gene encoding protein SPIRAL1-like 5 gives rise to the protein MSRGGSYGGGQSSLGYLFGSDEKPSASPPTRTVDPPPYGIDTNTDQKPPNARTSPTEKEKVSNNYHRAQGQNTGNFITDRPSTKVKSVPGGDSSLGYLFGDK